The Coffea arabica cultivar ET-39 chromosome 3c, Coffea Arabica ET-39 HiFi, whole genome shotgun sequence genome contains a region encoding:
- the LOC113734495 gene encoding uncharacterized protein, translated as MADRNSSTNGNPNVAAAAAAGAAATGAVAKTIWMKQAEEAKLKSEAEKTAAAKAAFEATFKNSSNNTAAAAGSEDDDDDEDEEERERRRLALKPIGPVDPGKCTAAGAGIAGGTACVGSTFVVVTKDADGRKLPHGGAQVKVRVSPGVGVGGTEQEGIVKDMGDGTYTVTYVVPKRGNYMVNVECNGKAIMGSPFPVFFSSGPTTGGLLGVAPSSTYPNMVNQTMPNMPNYSGSVSGAFPGLLGMIPGIVQGASGGVVLPGIGASLGEVCREYLNGRCAKTDCKFSHPPHNLLMTALAATTSMGTVSQVPMAPSAAAMAAAQAIVAAQALQAHAAQAAQAQAQSAKDSSGSADKEGKNDTLKRTVQVSNLSPLLTVDQLKQLFGLYGTVVECNVTDSKYFAYIEYSKPEEATAALGLNNMDVAGRPLNVEMAKSLPPKSAILGSSSLPLMMQQAVAMQQMQFQQALLMQQTLTQQQAANRAASMKTATELAAARAAEISKSLNPNGIVAEDKEADRKSRSPSTTRARSRSKSRSPVSYRLRRKSRSITPPRRYSRGYRSRSPVRSRHYSSYEHERRSYRDSRDDSGRSRRRDSGKSHDRHSPVSRRRRSRSGSPRTRRSYRDDSDSPKRHRDSPSHRRRKSSCANSRSPDHHRGSKSSPRNDESRAKHRKQSRSRSAEVNHNSGDRMDESREEKSKHKERRRSRSSSTGGKTREEKSKHKERRRSRSLSTEDKIRKRSRLSPRVSGETKSKHKRRSRSRSPEKRHHVGSKVDKNSEEKSKHHERRRSRSRSTEGKRHKSCGMSPRRTDERKTKHRKRSRSRSTEHKYHSSDNGLQESKHENVKHLKERPTESDDSSMEPGPKDLNDSENDDGHMEINKRDERDYERTEATVTELKPYQRNVN; from the exons ATGGCGGATCGGAACAGCAGCACGAACGGCAATCCCAATGTGGCTGCGGCTGCGGCGGCGGGGGCGGCTGCCACCGGCGCCGTGGCAAAGACGATATGGATGAAGCAAGCGGAGGAAGCTAAgctcaaaagcgaagcggagaAAACTGCGGCTGCCAAAGCAGCTTTCGAGGCCACGTTTAAGAACTCCTCCAACAATACGGCTGCAGCTGCCGGGTCCGAGGACGATGACGACGATGAAGATGAGGAGGAAAGAGAGCGAAGAAGGCTGGCTTTAAAGCCAATTGGTCCAGTGGACCCCGGTAAGTGCACCGCTGCCGGTGCAGGGATCGCCGGTGGGACTGCGTGCGTGGGGTCGACTTTTGTGGTGGTTACAAAGGATGCGGATGGCCGGAAGTTGCCTCACGGTGGGGCTCAGgtcaaagttagggtttcaccTGGAGTTGGAGTGGGAGGAACCGAGCAGGAGGGGATTGTGAAGGATATGGGGGATGGGACTTATACAGTGACGTATGTTGTTCCAAAGAGAGGGAATTATATGGTGAATGTTGAGTGTAATGGGAAGGCTATCATGGGGAGCCCTTTCCCTGTGTTCTTCAGCTCAG GTCCTACAACTGGAGGGTTGCTGGGGGTTGCTCCCTCTTCCACATACCCAAATATGGTTAATCAAACCATGCCCAATATGCCAAATTATTCTGGTTCTGTTTCAGGTGCATTTCCTGGATTGCTTGGGATGATTCCTGGTATTGTTCAGGGAGCTTCCGGTGGGGTGGTTTTACCTGGGATTGGTGCATCTCTTGGAGAAGTTTGTCGAGAATACCTTAATGGTCGGTGTGCAAAAACTGATTGCAAGTTTAGTCATCCTCCTCACAATCTTCTGATGACTGCTTTAGCTGCCACAACTAGTATGGGCACTGTTAGTCAGGTTCCCATGGCACCTTCTGCTGCTGCAATGGCTGCTGCTCAGGCTATTGTTGCTGCTCAAGCCCTCCAAGCTCATGCTGCTCAGGCAGCTCAAGCTCAGGCACAATCTGCTAAAGATTCTTCTG GATCAGCTGATAAAGAGGGGAAAAACGATACCCTTAAAAGAACCGTTCAAGTCAGCAACCTTAGCCCACTTCTCACAGTGGATCAGCTGAAGCAGTTATTTGGCTTGTATGGAACTGTTGTTGAATGTAATGTGACGGATTCAAAATATTTTGCTTATATAGAATATTCGAAGCCTGAAGAAGCAACTGCCGCATTAGGATTGAACAATATGGACGTTGCTGGTCGCCCATTGAATGTTGAAATGGCAAAATCACTTCCTCCAAAATCGGCCATTCTTGGTTCATCTTCTCTCCCTTTAATGATGCAACAAGCTGTTGCAATGCAGCAGATGCAATTTCAGCAGGCATTATTAATGCAGCAAACATTGACACAGCAGCAGGCTGCCAATCGAGCAGCAAGCATGAAGACTGCAACCGAGTTAGCAGCAGCTAGAGCTGCTGAAATAAGTAAAAGTTTGAATCCTAATGGGATTGTTGCAGAAGATAAGGAAGCTGATCGCAAATCTAG GTCTCCATCTACAACCCGCGCAAGGTCAAGGTCGAAGTCAAGATCTCCTGTCAGTTACCGGCTTAGGCGCAAGTCTCGCTCTATAACACCACCACGTCGGTACTCAAGAGGTTACAGATCTAGATCACCAGTAAGGTCTCGTCATTACTCAAGCTATGAGCATGAAAGGAGGTCCTACAGGGATAGCAGGGATGATAGTGGAAGAAGTAGGAGGAGGGATTCAGGTAAATCTCATGATCGCCATTCTCCTGTTTCAAGAAGACGTAGAAGTAGGAGTGGGAGCCCTAGAACTAGAAGATCATACCGAGACGATTCTGACTCCCCAAAACGCCATCGAGACAGTCCATCTCATAGGCGAAGGAAATCATCTTGTGCCAATTCAAGATCACCTGACCACCACAGGGGAAGTAAATCATCCCCTAGAAACGATGAAAGCAGAGCAAAACATAGAAAGCAATCCAGGTCCAGATCAGCTGAGGTTAACCATAACTCTGGTGATAGGATGGATGAAAGTAGAGAAGAAAAGTCCAAGCACAAGGAGCGGAGGCGGTCGAGGTCCTCCTCCACTGGGGGCAAGACTCGAGAAGAGAAGTCCAAGCACAAGGAGCGGAGACGGTCCAGGTCCTTGTCCACTGAGGACAAGATTCGGAAACGAAGTAGATTGTCACCAAGAGTTTCAGGTGAAACCAAATCAAAACATAAAAGGCGGTCCAGGTCTAGATCTCCTGAAAAAAGACATCACGTTGGTAGTAAAGTAGACAAAAACAGTGAAGAGAAGTCCAAGCATCACGAAAGAAGGCGGTCCCGGTCAAGGTCTACTGAAGGTAAACGGCACAAAAGTTGTGGGATGTCGCCTAGAAGGACTGATGAACGGAAAACAAAACATAGGAAGCGCTCAAGGTCAAGGTCGACAGAACACAAGTATCACTCGAGTGACAATGGTCTGCAGGAAAGTAAGCATGAGAATGTGAAACATCTGAAGGAAAGACCCACTGAATCAGATGATTCCTCCATGGAACCTGGTCCTAAGGACttaaatgattcagaaaatGATGATGGCCATATGGAAATCAATAAAAGGGATGAGCGTGACTATGAGAGAACCGAGGCTACTGTGACAGAACTAAAACCTTACCAGAGAAACGTGAACTAG